The region CACCTGGCGCGCTTTCGCCCCATGATTTCCTCATCAGGTTTCGATGAGCGAATTCCAAGGGAGAAATGCCGTGCTGCGATCTATTTTCATGGGCTTTGCTGTACTCTCCCTGAGCACGCTAGGGGCCTTGAGCACGCTGGGGGCTTTGGCCCAGGCTGCGGAATGGAAAGTTCCCATTGCGGGGAACATCTATTCGATTGATCCAGAGAATGAAGTCCGTATTTCCCGCCGTGGCGGCAACTTCTCCTGGTCGAATGCCAGCGACCGATACTCGATTTACTTTCGCGTCGATCAGCCGGCCGAAGTCCAACTGTCACTGAATGCACTGATTCCCGAGGGAACGTCAAGCCTGCTGGTCTCTTCGGGTGACCAGAAATGGACCATCACGCTCACCGGCAACGAACTCAAAAATCATGTGGTCGGAAAGCTCACAATCACCGAGCCAGGCTATGTCCGCGTCGATCTCCAGGGCGAAGCACGCACAGGCAAAGTCTTTGCCGAAATCGCCAACGTCGTCGTGACCTCCGAAACACCGGGGCTCAAGGTCGAATATGTCCGCAACAACGAAGGGAACATGTTCTACTGGGGCCGCCGGGGGCCTTCTGTTCATCTTACTTATCAGATGCCCAAGGAGATCAAGGTTCAGTACGGCTACAGCGAACTCACCGTCCCCGCAGGCCAGGATACGATGGGTTCGTACTTCATGGCCAATGGATTTGGTGAAGGATACTTCGGTATTCAAGTCAACGGGCCCAACGAGCGGCGGGTCCTCTTTTCCATCTGGAGTCCCTTCAGCACCGACAACCCGAAGGATATTCCCGAAGATCAACGGATTGTCAAACTCGCCTCGGGGGCCAACGTCCGCGTGGGTGAGTTTGGCAACGAAGGTTCGGGCGGACAAAGTTTTATGGTCTATCCCTGGAAGGCTGACGTCACTTACAGCTTCCTGACCGAAGTGAAACCGGATGGGCCGGACAGTACGCTTTATACCTCGTGGTTTTGTGAAAAAGACAAGCAGGATTGGAAGCTCATGGCCAGCTTCCGCCGACCGAAAACACAGACGTATCTGAGGCGGTTCCACTCATTTCTGGAGAACTTTAACCCCAGCTATGGGCATAAAACCCGCGGGGCTCTGTATGGAAACGTGTGGGTCTGCGATGTCGATGGCCAGTGGCACGAATGCACCCAGGCCCGTTTCAGTGTGGATCCCACAGGCGGCGGCAGACATCGGCTCGATTACAACGGCGGCGCTAAAGGGACACAGTTTTTCATGTCCAACTGCGGCTTCTTTAACGAGACCGGCAAAGTGGGCGAGATCTTTACACGAGAATCCACCGCAGACCAGAAGCCCGCGATCAAGTTCGACGAACTCCCTCGTTCGTAATCCGTAGCAAGCTGGCAAGCAATCCCCCAAGCCACCCTCTGGAACCCTCGCCAGCGTTTAGCAAACACCGCTCTGGAACCCTCGCCCACGTCTTCGTGGGAGAGGGCAGGGTGAGGGTCTTTTCCGTCTTGCTACATACAGGATATGACATCGCCGCACAGGGTAAACCCCGTAGGGTGGATGAAGGCTCTGCGCAATCCACCAACACTTATCTCATCACCCAAACGTTCAAAGCCACGCCTGGGCCACCGGGTTTGTCAGGGAGTTACGCCAGAAATAGTCTGCTTGGGGGAGACTCAAGTCATTTCCTTTTCATGAGATCGAGCAGCATGACAATACTGCCAGCGAAACCGCCAATCCCTATCGCCACCGCAAAAGCCAATACTTCGTTGCCGGGAAGATCTTTGGCCAGACGGGCACCAAAGACGAGACCTGCAATCATTCCGAGGATTGGGCCAATCCAAGCCGGATATTTTTTCGTGCTGACCTGCCGGGATATCTCTTCTCTCGTAGCGAGATAGGCAGTCAGCGGATTTTTCGACTTTCGATCATAACTCACTTCTGGGTTCGGAAGGACATTGAGTAAGTCGAATGACAGTGTCCATAGGGTCAGTGGGCGACCGGGATGCGGATCCGTGCGAATAAAAGTTAGTTCTGATGTACTTAGGTCAAAGATATTGCCATCACCGGTATCCAAACCAATGAATAGTGTGGCATCCAATCCAAACCCGAGACCGGCAATAGTTCGGTCTTGATAATCGAATTGACCAGGGTTTCCTATTTGTGCCTTACCCAGACGAAAAACCAGTACAGTTTGCTGACCAACGGCGACGGCAAGGTGATTGCCATCAACTGAAATTGCTAAATGATGTATTGGTTGCTGAAACATATCGATGATTTTGTTCGACTTTTGTCCATTGCGACTGATTTGCCAGATCTCTCCTCCGGCGACCACAACCCAGGATTGGCAATGATCCCAATGGATATATTCGACCGAACAATTCAACTTCAGGTAACCAGCGGGATGCAGATTCATCCCTGAGTCCATACGCCATTCAAAAAACCAGAGTTGCCCTGTTTGGTCGCCGATTGCAAGGATGTCTCCAGCATCGTCTACCCAACCGACGGCACTGATCGATGAACGATCAATGGACTGCACGATCTTGAGGTCGCGCAGCAAAAACAAGTGATTTGGTGAGAAGACGGCGCAATCTCCTTCCGCACTAACCGCCATTCCCAAGGGCTGTTCGGGTAGGGAAAGCGATTCATGAATCTCGCCTTTAAGTGCTTCCCATCGATGAATCTGTTTGCTGTTGTCGAGCGCGTAAACAAAACCGGCATTAGCGCTTACGCTCTTGATTTCTGTTTGACATTGTTGTCGCCAGATTGGTGACCCATCAATCGCCGAGTAAATCAGGATCTCTTGTAAATGCGAGATGACCATCACACGGCCATTCGCACTGCAAGCTACTCGATTCTGTTGGATCTCTCCCATCTGTCACTCACTCTTCGTCACTGAAAAATAATGTATATGATCGTGAGATCAGCCATGTAGGGTGGGTTAAGGCTCTGCGCAACCCACCTGGACTTCGGGAAGGCATATACCATTTACATGACCAAATCCATGCTGCGTTGTGATAGGTAATTCTTGTGACTGCCGTCACCCAGACGTGCAAAGCCACGTCTGGGCCACCCGGGCTTCTCCTTTTCTTTTCCCCCTTCTTTCCTTCCAGCCTTCGCCCCTTCACTCAAGCCAGCAGGCTTTGCGAAACCAACGTTTATTCGTTCTCTCTTGTGCTCGACTGGGCTTTGAGCAGGTCGCGGATTTCCATCAGCAGTTCCTGATCGCGGGTCGGGACGGGTGGTGCCGCCTCTTCGGCGGCCTGCTTGCGTTTCAGCGTATTGATCCCCTTGAGCACCATAAACAGCACCATGGCGATGATCACGAAATCAAACACAGATTGCAGGAACAGCCCATAGCTGATCGGGACATAAGCCACTTCCCCGGCTGCCACTGCAGGAACGGGAATGTTGATTGAAAGCTTGCTGAAGTCCGCCCCTTTGAGCAGCGCTCCAATCGGCGGTGTGATAATGTTCTTCACCAGCGAAGTGACAATACTGGTAAAGGCCGCTCCCGTGACGATCCCCACAGCCATATCGATCACATTGCCACGCATGGCAAACTCTTTGAATTCGTGGATGAGACCCATCGTTTACCTCGTCATGAATGCCTGAGAAAAGATTCGCCAGCCGGAATGGCAGCAGCGATGACCCGGGCACTTTACCCGTTACCTGACCTCGATGCATTACAAGATTTGTGCAGGACAAAACCCATCTGGTGGTTCCGTGCAAAGCCACACCTCAGGGCGGCTGTATGTGATACGGTGCCCAGGAAACAAAAGCCCGTTTTTGGTTGCGAAAACATGCTTGCCCAGAACTGCAAGCATGCCACACAGAGCGCCATAGTTTCATGGAAAGGGTATGAGATGTCGTGATCCTCACGTAGATCAACCACCTCCGCCAGCGCTGCCGCCAGAGGATTTGGCTAGAATTAGATACTGGCAACTTCGATCTCCTGATCGACTTTCGCCACGCCCACCGGTTTCCATCGCTGCTTCGAATTCTGGATGCCTTGCATGTCGAACAACAAAAAACTGCTGATCGCTTTCGGTGTGGCCATGGCGTCGTTTGCGGTCGTCGTCGCCATCACTCTTTCGGCCGGAACGTTAAAGCCGATTCTGCCTCAGCCAGAACAATTGATTTTCGAGATCGAAGGGGAAGGAAGTCTCGAAAGCAGCCAGAGTTTTCAGGCACCCGACAACTGGCAGCTGCGCTGGGATTTTGATGGCCACGATAAGTACGCTACGGTGCTGGACATGATCCGCTGGACGAATTCTGAGGGGAAATCGAACGAAGTCGTCGCCATGCACCGCAAGCCGATCCGCACCGGCAGCGGCGTTTATATCGGCCAAGGGGGCGAGTACCGCCTGTCTGTCAAAGGCAAAGGCCCCTGGAGAATTCGGGCCTATCGCTTCGATCCACTCGACAAAACGGCCTCAGGTCAGTGAGAATAGGTTGGCCCTGTGTCTGGAAATCGATCTCTGCCTGTTAGTCTGTGGAATTCAGTGCCGGTTGGAACTCAGAAAGCAACATTCCCATGAATCAAGCCTCCAACCCCTCTGATCATGTGGAGCCGCCAGAAGTCTGTGCGGTAGAAACCGTTTCCCTTCAGGTGGCGGATCTCCAGCAATCCATCCTGAAGGTTCTCACCCGGCAAGGGTTGTTCGGGGCCGATTCGCAGCATGTCATCGATTATATCCTCTCGCCCTGGTTGCCTGCCTGGGGTGGGCTCCATCTCCCCTACCTGTCGTCGATGGTACGGGCCATGGATCTGGGGGAAATTGATCCCCGCGGACGCATTCTGACAGTACGCGATCAACCATCGCTGGTGCATCTCGATGGCAGTCGCGCTGCAGGGTCGGTGGCGATGGCCTATGCGACAGAACTGCTCGTTGAAAAGGCAAAGGCCACCGGTATCGCAGGCGCCGTCATTCGCAATAGCTCGGCCATTGATCGACCAGAAGCTGTCGTCGCGAATCTCGCACACCGCGGGTTGATCGGCTTCATGGTCTCAAGTACAGGCCGGGCCGAGTTCAGCCCGGTGGGAGATCGCACGCCGCGAGTGGCAGGGCATCGCAGTGCCTGGTGCTTGCCAGCCGCAAGCAGTCTGACTCTCATTTCGACACAGGTGGCGAGTCTCGATTCGCTCATGCTGCTCGACCCGGCACAAACCGAGGGCCAACCAGCGGCTGATCTCGCGTTTGATAAAGAAGGCCAGCCCGCCCGAAGCTGGAACTCTGCTCGCACATTCGGCTTGTTAACTGGTGAGCATGATCTGCAGTACGGCCTGTTATGTGGCCTGCTGCTGGCGGCACTGAGCGATGGCCGTTTACCCACCGAACGAGCCAAGAAATCTCCCTTCGGCGATGACTCCGAACATCTTCTGCTGGCAATCGAGCCATCGAGTGAAATGGCCGAACGCTTCCCGCCCGAGCGGCTCGCGGCCTTTGTCAGTTCCATGAAACATCCCCGTGCCATTCAGCACCTTGAGAAATCACCCACGTTACCAGACACGATTGAAGTCCCCCTGGCCCACCAGCAGATGTGGATTGAACTCCTCGATGAACAGCGGATCGAACATCCCTGGAAATAACGCTGCATACTTTGCCTTCAGTAGATCACCAAGTTTTCCTCATCGCCTCCTGAATTCTGGTGATGAAATCGACACAGGAATTTGAGCCCACAATGAGCGAACAATGGATTTCGGATCGTTTGCGCAAGATCGATGCTTCGGGAATCCGCAAGGTTTTCGATCTGGCAGCCACGATGAAGAACCCGATCAACCTGAGCATCGGGCAGCCCCATTTCGATACCCCAGAGAATGTCAAACTGGCACTCAAGGCGGCAGTCGATGCCGGTAAAAATGTTTACAGCCAGTCGCAAGGGATCAAGCCCTTGCTGGAGACTTTGAATGCCAGCGTTCAGGCCGAATACCACGATCCTGATCGCGAAGTCTTCGTCACCAGCGGCACAAGTGGCGGCCTCATGCTGACTTTAATGACACTGGTCAATCCGGGCGAAGAAGTGATTGTCTTCGACCCTTACTTCGTCATGTACAAGCACATTGTGACGCTCTGTGGCGGTGTGGTGAAGCTGATTGATACCTACCCTGATTTCCGGATTGATCTGGAGAAGGTCGAAGCAGCCATCACTCCACAGACCAAGGTGATCATCTGCAATTCGCCAGGGAATCCTACCGGTGCTGTTGCTACGGCGGCGGAACTGAAAGGTCTGGCTGAACTGGCAGCCCGCCACAATGTCGCTCTCTTGAGTGATGAGATCTATCGCGCGTTTCAATACGACGATGAGTTCATCAGCCCGGCCAAGTGGAATCGCGAAACGATTGTCATTGATGGCTTCAGCAAATCGCACTCGATGACCGGTTTACGACTCGGCTTTGCCCATGGACCGCGAGAACTGATTCAGCAGATGATCAAGCTGCAGCAGTTTACCTTTGTCTGCGCCCCCCAGCCTGTGCAGTGGGCCGGTGTGGAAGCCTGGACAACCGACATCACGGACCGCGTCGCCGATTACAAACGCAAGCGGGATTTTATGGTGCGCGAACTCAGCCCGTACTTTGAAATTCATGGCGCTCAGGGAGCCTTCTATCTCTTCTTGAAAGCCCCCTGGGGAACAGGGAGCACGTTTGTCGCAGAAGCCATTCGAAATGAACTGCTGATCATTCCCGGCAACGTCTTCAGCCAGCGGGATACCCACTTCCGCATCTCGTTCGCGACAGAAGATGCCACACTCCAGCGAGGGGTGGAAGTTCTTCAGCGTTTAGCCAAAATGAAACCAGCGGAATAGCCGACTACTTGAACTTCGAATCCTGCGACCGTGAGATTTTTGAGCTACTGGTCATTTTCGTACGATCTGTGAGTCTTCATGTCATTGCCAACCACCAATTCTGGAGCAATACCGGCAAGCGTAGAGGCTCATGAGCATTCATGGTCTGCCGAATGGCTGGCGCAATGGCGTTTGCGCTGGTTTATTCTGCGGACAAGCATTGAGGAGCGTCTGGCCTATCGCGGTGATTTTGCCTTTGCGACACTCATTCGCTTTCTGCCGATTATCACGCAGATCTTTTTGTGGAGCGCGATCTTCGATGCGAAGTCCGCGAGTGATTCCCGGAAGATCAATACCTACACCTATGCCGACATGGTGGCCTATTTTCTGCTGGTGATGCTGGGCCGCGCCTTCAGCAGTATGCCGGGCCTGACGACAGGAATTGCCCGCGATGTGCGGGATGGCACGATCAAGAAATTCCTCACCCAGCCTGTGGATCTGGTCGAGTTTCTGTTCTGGCACCGGGCGGCACATAAGCTGGTCTACTACGCCGTCGCCGCTGGGCCCTTTGCACTGGTCTTCTGGCTGTGCCGGGCCTATTTCCCCGGCTGGCCCGATGCTGCCACCTGGGCGACGCTCGTGGCTTCGCTCGTGTTGGCCTTTCTGCTGGGGTTTCTCATCGAGACGCTATTGGGCCTCTGTTCCTTCTGGTTTCTGGAAGTGAGTTCGCTCGTCTTTGTCTACATGCTCCTCAATTACATTTTGAGTGGGCACATGATTCCCCTCGACTGGCTCCCGGGGACATTCGGCCAGATCGTCCAGTGGTTGCCCTTCAAATACCTGGCCTACTTTCCTGCGGCAGTCGCCTTGCAGCGATATTCCCACGAAGAAATGGCCATGGAACTGCTGGCGGCCTGTGGCTGGTGTCTCTTTTTGTGGGCTCTGGTTCGCCTGGCGTTTTATTTTGGTGCACGCAGATACAGTGCTTATGGGGCTTAAGGCTGCATTTTGCGAGAAATGCGGCCTTGTCAGCCCTGAAATCAGGCTGTTTTTGAGCCAGAAGCCTGTTTGTTGCGTTGACTAAGCTGTCGCTGCTCTGTTCTGGTGAACACCGAATCCTGTTCTCCCGGCTTTGCCAGATTCGCAGAGAATCGTCATAATTTGCCAGACAGTCTGCCTGTTCCTCACTGTGCGGACTGGGGCCTCTCCGTTACGATCAAGAAGATTACAAACCAGATCACATCAGTCATTCGATATGGGCGGCGAT is a window of Planctopirus limnophila DSM 3776 DNA encoding:
- a CDS encoding Ldh family oxidoreductase gives rise to the protein MNQASNPSDHVEPPEVCAVETVSLQVADLQQSILKVLTRQGLFGADSQHVIDYILSPWLPAWGGLHLPYLSSMVRAMDLGEIDPRGRILTVRDQPSLVHLDGSRAAGSVAMAYATELLVEKAKATGIAGAVIRNSSAIDRPEAVVANLAHRGLIGFMVSSTGRAEFSPVGDRTPRVAGHRSAWCLPAASSLTLISTQVASLDSLMLLDPAQTEGQPAADLAFDKEGQPARSWNSARTFGLLTGEHDLQYGLLCGLLLAALSDGRLPTERAKKSPFGDDSEHLLLAIEPSSEMAERFPPERLAAFVSSMKHPRAIQHLEKSPTLPDTIEVPLAHQQMWIELLDEQRIEHPWK
- a CDS encoding ABC transporter permease, producing the protein MSLPTTNSGAIPASVEAHEHSWSAEWLAQWRLRWFILRTSIEERLAYRGDFAFATLIRFLPIITQIFLWSAIFDAKSASDSRKINTYTYADMVAYFLLVMLGRAFSSMPGLTTGIARDVRDGTIKKFLTQPVDLVEFLFWHRAAHKLVYYAVAAGPFALVFWLCRAYFPGWPDAATWATLVASLVLAFLLGFLIETLLGLCSFWFLEVSSLVFVYMLLNYILSGHMIPLDWLPGTFGQIVQWLPFKYLAYFPAAVALQRYSHEEMAMELLAACGWCLFLWALVRLAFYFGARRYSAYGA
- a CDS encoding DUF3472 domain-containing protein, encoding MLRSIFMGFAVLSLSTLGALSTLGALAQAAEWKVPIAGNIYSIDPENEVRISRRGGNFSWSNASDRYSIYFRVDQPAEVQLSLNALIPEGTSSLLVSSGDQKWTITLTGNELKNHVVGKLTITEPGYVRVDLQGEARTGKVFAEIANVVVTSETPGLKVEYVRNNEGNMFYWGRRGPSVHLTYQMPKEIKVQYGYSELTVPAGQDTMGSYFMANGFGEGYFGIQVNGPNERRVLFSIWSPFSTDNPKDIPEDQRIVKLASGANVRVGEFGNEGSGGQSFMVYPWKADVTYSFLTEVKPDGPDSTLYTSWFCEKDKQDWKLMASFRRPKTQTYLRRFHSFLENFNPSYGHKTRGALYGNVWVCDVDGQWHECTQARFSVDPTGGGRHRLDYNGGAKGTQFFMSNCGFFNETGKVGEIFTRESTADQKPAIKFDELPRS
- a CDS encoding pyridoxal phosphate-dependent aminotransferase, yielding MSEQWISDRLRKIDASGIRKVFDLAATMKNPINLSIGQPHFDTPENVKLALKAAVDAGKNVYSQSQGIKPLLETLNASVQAEYHDPDREVFVTSGTSGGLMLTLMTLVNPGEEVIVFDPYFVMYKHIVTLCGGVVKLIDTYPDFRIDLEKVEAAITPQTKVIICNSPGNPTGAVATAAELKGLAELAARHNVALLSDEIYRAFQYDDEFISPAKWNRETIVIDGFSKSHSMTGLRLGFAHGPRELIQQMIKLQQFTFVCAPQPVQWAGVEAWTTDITDRVADYKRKRDFMVRELSPYFEIHGAQGAFYLFLKAPWGTGSTFVAEAIRNELLIIPGNVFSQRDTHFRISFATEDATLQRGVEVLQRLAKMKPAE
- the mscL gene encoding large-conductance mechanosensitive channel protein MscL gives rise to the protein MGLIHEFKEFAMRGNVIDMAVGIVTGAAFTSIVTSLVKNIITPPIGALLKGADFSKLSINIPVPAVAAGEVAYVPISYGLFLQSVFDFVIIAMVLFMVLKGINTLKRKQAAEEAAPPVPTRDQELLMEIRDLLKAQSSTRENE